TTGTTCAAATTTATTTTTGTGAAAAATTGAATGAGGGACAAAGGTGTGGGCGTTCCGAAGCGGGAGGTTTTGCTGACAAGTCCAGAGGTTTGACTGTAAAGCCCAAAATGAAAAAAGCCCCACCCCCGAATGCTCGGGAACGGGGCTGCTGACCTGCCCTGCGGTCGGACGAGGGTGAGATTTGGCCTTCCTGATTTCAAAAAAGCCCCGCCAACTCCCGGCAACTCATCACCGCCACATCCTCTGTCAATGGAAAACCTTTTTCCACAGGGCAAACGATGACATTGCGCCGGGTCGCCAAGTCCGTTTTAGCGATGTGAAACCCCTTTCCGGGTCGCGGCGCAGTGGAGTATTTTATTTCCAAAAGAATTTCCGGCGCCCCGCCGCGTGTGATGACGAGGTCGGCTTCCGTGCCGTCTTGTGTGCGGTAAAAAAACATTTCAGCCCAATCGGGCAGAAGCGCGGCGATTTGTTCGATAACGTAGTTTTCCCATGATGCGCCTAAGCCGGGATGCCCGCTCAAGTCGTAAAACGACTGAATGCCAAGCAGTTGGTGCAAAATGCCCGTGTCGCGGAGGTAAATTTTGGGCGTTTTCACCAAACGCTTTTTCAGGTTGGCCGAATAAGGCTGCAAACGCCGGATAAGGTAAGCCGCCTCCAAAAAATCGAGGTAGCGCCGCACCGTGACCCCCGTGATGCCCAGCGAACCCGCCAAAGCCTCCATGTTCAGCAGTTGGCTGCTCAGGTGCGCTATCATGCGCCAGAGTTTGCCTGTCACGATGGGGTCAGCGCGAAGCCCCAGCAGCGGCAGGTCGCGTTCGAGGTAAGTGTTGATAAAATTTTTTCGCCAAAGTTGGACGGCTTCGTCGCTGGGTGCGAGCACGGCATCTGGAAAACCGCCGCGATACCAATGCGTTTGAAAATCAACAATATCAGACACTTCCTTAAAGGTAAACGGAGCAAGTTCGTGGTAAGCGATGCGTCCGGCTAAGGACTCCGAAGCATCCCGAATCAAATCGGGCGAAGCCGAGCCAAGCAGGACAAAACGCCCTGGCTCACGGTTGCGGTCGATAATGCCGCGCAACACCGGGAACAGCGTCGGCAGTTTTTGCACCTCGTCCAAAATCACCGTGCGGTCGGCCAGTGGTTCGAGGAAAAGGCGGGGGTTGCTGAGTTTGATTAAATCATCAGGGTCTTCCAGGTCGAGGTATTGCACAGGTTTCGACAATCTGGCGGCGATGGCTTTTGCCAGCGATGTTTTCCCAACCTGACGCGGGCCGACGATGGCTACTGCGGGGAATAAGCCCGTCAGTTTCAGGATAGTTTCTTCCGCATGGCGAGGGATGTATGTTGTCATCATGCCCGTTATTTTAAATTTTATCTTTGAAATAACGGGGTAAAAATAAAAAAATGAATTAGAAAAAGTTTTTTCAAGAAAAAGCCCCGCCCCCGAATGTTCGGGAACGGGGCTGCCAAGGTGAGATTTGGCCTTCCTAATTCAATTCCACTTTTTCGATTTCACGAATCAATGCTAGCCGGTCGGTTTCGAGCAACTGCATGAGGTCGAACACTTTATCGCTGAAACCCGCGAGCGCGAACACGTTTTGCTCCGGGAATTGCATCGAGCCGTAGCCTTGCAGGTCGAACGAATACACGAACGGGTTTGCGTCGTATTTGCGGCGGTATTCCGCGAACGGGCTTGTTGGCGCGCCACCATGCATCCAGCCCTGCATGTCCGATATGATGACGATGCGGTCATACTTCCGCTTCACCGTCTCGAAGATGGCGTGGAAGTTCGTGCCCGCTGAACGCGCGTTTTTCACCAGCCGCTCCGCAATGCCCGCCATCGAATCCGCCGGATTTTCACGAACGTAGGAAGCCTCGTCGGAAAAGCGCATCAAATCTGCGTCGTTGGCTTTGAATAAAGCCGCAGCGAACAGCGAACCGATTTGCATCGGCGTGCGGTTGGCGTATTTCGTGCGCGTACTCGTCATCGAGCCGGAGTCGTCGAGCACAACGAGCGTACGGCCTGCGAAACGCGGCACGTTGTCGAGCGCCAGTTCGAGCGCCGTGTTCAGGGCGTTCAGGAGCATCCGCCGGTTGGCGGACTGCGAATCCTGAATCGCGTCGATGGCCGACAGGTACTGGAACGGCAGCACGAGCGACTGTTTGATGCGGCGACGGTCGGTCAGTTGGGCGGCGACTTCCTGCGCCAGTTCGGGGGCTTGCTCGGCGATGTTGCGCAGGTTGCGCAGCAAGGCAAGG
This Saprospiraceae bacterium DNA region includes the following protein-coding sequences:
- a CDS encoding ATP-binding protein; amino-acid sequence: MTTYIPRHAEETILKLTGLFPAVAIVGPRQVGKTSLAKAIAARLSKPVQYLDLEDPDDLIKLSNPRLFLEPLADRTVILDEVQKLPTLFPVLRGIIDRNREPGRFVLLGSASPDLIRDASESLAGRIAYHELAPFTFKEVSDIVDFQTHWYRGGFPDAVLAPSDEAVQLWRKNFINTYLERDLPLLGLRADPIVTGKLWRMIAHLSSQLLNMEALAGSLGITGVTVRRYLDFLEAAYLIRRLQPYSANLKKRLVKTPKIYLRDTGILHQLLGIQSFYDLSGHPGLGASWENYVIEQIAALLPDWAEMFFYRTQDGTEADLVITRGGAPEILLEIKYSTAPRPGKGFHIAKTDLATRRNVIVCPVEKGFPLTEDVAVMSCRELAGLF
- a CDS encoding TROVE domain-containing protein, giving the protein MALFNFLKQKQNRTVNLAGGQAYTQTPQMQLVSILLTSFAQDQFYRSAKGTFDDIVKLLPQVDVQFAAKAAVFARNEYGMRSITHVLAAELAAHASGQVWSKNFYDRIVRRPDDMLEIAAYYFGKGGKTLPNAMKKGFASAFARFDGYQLAKYRGEQKAVKLVDLVNLVRPVPNERNALALKQLVAGELKSESTWEAKLTQAGQVAETAEEKAELKSAAWAELLRANKLGYLALLRNLRNIAEQAPELAQEVAAQLTDRRRIKQSLVLPFQYLSAIDAIQDSQSANRRMLLNALNTALELALDNVPRFAGRTLVVLDDSGSMTSTRTKYANRTPMQIGSLFAAALFKANDADLMRFSDEASYVRENPADSMAGIAERLVKNARSAGTNFHAIFETVKRKYDRIVIISDMQGWMHGGAPTSPFAEYRRKYDANPFVYSFDLQGYGSMQFPEQNVFALAGFSDKVFDLMQLLETDRLALIREIEKVELN